From the Bradyrhizobium ontarionense genome, the window TGGGATACAGGGCTGCTACGTCGAGGTCGACGTCGACACCGGATTCATCAAGTTGCTGAAGCATTTCGTCGTCGAGGATTGCGGCCGCATCATCAATCCGATGCTCGTCGACGAGCAGGTGCGCGGCGGCGTCGTCCAGGGGCTTGGGGCCGCGCTGTTCGAGGAATGCCGCTACGGCGAGACCGGTCAGTTGCTCAACGGATCGCTCGCCGACTATCTCGTGCCGATGGCGATGGAGATGCCCGACATCGTGATCGCGCATGTCGAGACGCCGACGGCCGACACCGCGCTCGGCGCCAAGGGCTGCGGCGAAGCCGGGACCGCCGCGGCATCGGCCTGCGTCCTCAATGCGGTCAATGATGCACTCGCGCCATTTTGTGCATCCATCAATGCCGTTCCGATCACGCCCGCGCGGGTGCTCGAAGCGCTCGGGCGATTTTGAGACACATCATTCAGGGAGAACATCATGCCAAGGCGCGACACGAAGCTGCGACGGACGGGAGTGTCCCGGCGAACGGCGCTCATGGGAATGTCGGCAGGTCTCGCCAGCCTCGCAATGCCGCGCCTGGGACGTGCGGCGGATGACACCATCCGCATCGGCTTTCCGACGCCGCTCACCGGCCCATTCGCGGCGGAAGCCCGTGACCAGGTCAAATGCGCCGAGCTGGCCGTCAAGCTGGTCAATGACAAGGGCGGCGTCGCCGGCCGCAAGGTCGAGCTGCTGGTGCGCGACGACAAGCTCAATGCCGGCGAGGCGGCGACGCGGACGCTCGAGCTGATCGAGAAGGACAAGGTTCATGCCGTCGTCGGCGCGCTCTCCAGCGCGGTCCAGCTTGCGGTCAACGAGGTCACCCGCGCGCGCAGCGTGATCTACGTGTCGATCAGCCAGTCCGACACGATCAACGAGGCCAAGGATTTCAGCAAATACACCTTCCACGAGGCGCTGAATCCGCACATGACGACGGGGGCTGTGGCACGTCAGACCATGAAGAAGGGCATGAAGGTCGCCCATCTCGTGGCCGACTACGCCTATGGTCATGAGATGCTGCGCGGCTTCAAGCGCGCGCAGGGCACCATCGGCGCCGAGACCGTCGGCGAGATCCTGCATCCATTCGGTGCCGCCGACTATTCGACCTTCATGCCGCGCCTGATGTCGCTGCGACCGGACGTGCTGTGCATCAGCAATTTCGGCCGCGACCAGGCCAATGCGATCAAGCAGGCGGTCGATTTCGGCATCAAGCAGCAGATGAAGATCGTGGTGCCCGTGATCCTGCACAATCAGCGCCTGGCGGTCGGTCCCGACGTGTTCGAGGGTGTCGTCGGCGGCGCCAATTACTATTGGGGGCTGGAGACACAGAACAAGACGGCGGCCGAGTTCAACGCGGCGTTCAGGGCCGCCAATGGCGGCGCGATCCCGACCGATTACGGCGCCTATGGCTATTCCGGCGTCGGCTCGCTGCTGCAGGCCATGCAGGCCGCGGGTGGTACCGACACCGACAAGGTGATCGCCGCCCTGGAGGCGCTCAAATACGACCTGACCAAAGGGCCGCAGCAATATCGCAAATGCGACCACCAATCGGTGCAGTCGGTGCTGGTGCTGGAGTCCAAGAAGAAGTCGGCGATGGCCAACGACAACGATCTGTTCGCGATCGTAGCCAGCGATGCCGGCACCGAAGACCTGCTGCGAAGCTGCAGCGAGCTCGGCCACCCGACCTGATCCGCGTTGTCGCATGGACCTCTCGCTGATCATCATGCAGCTGTTTTCAGGCATCGCCCTCGGGGCGGTGCTGGTGATCACCGCGCTTGGCCTGACCATCGTGTTTGGCATGCTGGGCGTGGTCAATTTCGCCCATGGCGCTCTGTTCATGATCGGAGCCTATGCCGGGCTGTATCTGGCATCGCTGACCGGGAGCTTCTGGTGGGGGCTGCTGCTCGCACCCGTGCTGGTCGGCGCATTCGGCATGCTGATCGAGTTCGTGCTGGTCCGGCGCCTGTACGGCCGTTCGATCGATGATCCGCTGCTGCTGACCTTCGGGCTCAGCTATATCCTGGTCGAGGGCGTGCGCATCGTGTTCGGCAGCGACGGCATTCCGTTTCCGACGCCGTCGCAGCTGGTCGGCGTCGTCGATCTCGGCGTCGGCTTCTTTCCCAAATATCGTTTGTTCGTGATCGCGCTGGTTGCCGTCGTGCTGGTGGTGCTCTGGCTGATGCTGGAAAAGACCCGCGTCGGTCTCATCGTCCGCGCCGGCGCGCGCGACCCGATGATCATGCGCGTGCTCGGCGTCGACATCGGCAAGGTCTGGCTCGCGATCTTCGGCCTCGGCGTCGGCCTCGCCGCGCTCGGCGGCGTGCTGGCCGGGCCGATGCGCAGCGTCAACCCGGAGATGGGAACGCTGGTGCTCGCGGAAGCGTTCGTCGTCACCGTGATCGGCGGTCTCGGCTCGATCGTC encodes:
- a CDS encoding branched-chain amino acid ABC transporter permease translates to MDLSLIIMQLFSGIALGAVLVITALGLTIVFGMLGVVNFAHGALFMIGAYAGLYLASLTGSFWWGLLLAPVLVGAFGMLIEFVLVRRLYGRSIDDPLLLTFGLSYILVEGVRIVFGSDGIPFPTPSQLVGVVDLGVGFFPKYRLFVIALVAVVLVVLWLMLEKTRVGLIVRAGARDPMIMRVLGVDIGKVWLAIFGLGVGLAALGGVLAGPMRSVNPEMGTLVLAEAFVVTVIGGLGSIVGAVVAGLMVGICISMVALFAPEMATIVMFALMAAVLLVRPQGLFGLKGRA
- a CDS encoding ABC transporter substrate-binding protein; this encodes MPRRDTKLRRTGVSRRTALMGMSAGLASLAMPRLGRAADDTIRIGFPTPLTGPFAAEARDQVKCAELAVKLVNDKGGVAGRKVELLVRDDKLNAGEAATRTLELIEKDKVHAVVGALSSAVQLAVNEVTRARSVIYVSISQSDTINEAKDFSKYTFHEALNPHMTTGAVARQTMKKGMKVAHLVADYAYGHEMLRGFKRAQGTIGAETVGEILHPFGAADYSTFMPRLMSLRPDVLCISNFGRDQANAIKQAVDFGIKQQMKIVVPVILHNQRLAVGPDVFEGVVGGANYYWGLETQNKTAAEFNAAFRAANGGAIPTDYGAYGYSGVGSLLQAMQAAGGTDTDKVIAALEALKYDLTKGPQQYRKCDHQSVQSVLVLESKKKSAMANDNDLFAIVASDAGTEDLLRSCSELGHPT